Sequence from the Streptomyces peucetius genome:
CGGCAATCCGCGGGGCCGACGGCTGTACGGCGGACCGGAGAACCGGTCAGTCGCTCTGCCACGAGTAGAACTGCTGGGCCATGGCGTCCTTCGGGCTCCGCCAGGTCTGCGGATCGTACGGACTGACGAAGGCGGAGAGGCGCTCGCTGATGCCCCGGAACTCCGGGTGCTCCGTCAGCTTCGCGATCGCGGGGCCGGGCGGCCGGTCCGACTCGATCAGGTGCAGATAGACGTCGCCGAACTGGAACAGG
This genomic interval carries:
- a CDS encoding TcmI family type II polyketide cyclase; the encoded protein is MHHALIVARMAPGSAPDIADVFAASDRGELPHLVGVKRRSLFQFGDVYLHLIESDRPPGPAIAKLTEHPEFRGISERLSAFVSPYDPQTWRSPKDAMAQQFYSWQSD